The proteins below are encoded in one region of Kineosporia corallincola:
- the hpaD gene encoding 3,4-dihydroxyphenylacetate 2,3-dioxygenase, whose product MSERIPTPASPPPDIVRCAYLELVVTDLVRSREFYVDLLGLVVTHESAGEIYLRTFDEFIHHNLVLRQGPVAAVAAFAYRVRSPEELDRAVAFYSELGCRVERRAEGFVKGVGDAVRVQDPLGFPVEYFYQVEHVERLAWAYHLHHPGALVRLDHFNQVTPDVPKAAAHLVDLGFRVTEDIEDGEGTVYAAWLRRKPTVHDTAMTGGDGPRLHHVAFATHEKHNIIAICDKMGALRISDRIERGPGRHGVSNAFYLYILDPDGHRVEIYTQDYWTGDPDNPLVTWDVHDNQRRDWWGNPVVPSWYTEASGVLDLDGVPVPVQVRTDAGEMAVTIGADGFSYTREGDVDQGFKLGNQL is encoded by the coding sequence ATGAGCGAACGGATCCCGACACCGGCGTCCCCGCCCCCCGACATCGTGCGCTGCGCCTACCTGGAACTGGTCGTGACCGACCTGGTGAGGTCGCGGGAGTTCTACGTGGACCTGCTCGGCCTGGTGGTCACCCACGAGAGCGCCGGGGAGATCTACCTGCGCACGTTCGACGAGTTCATCCACCACAACCTGGTGCTGCGGCAGGGGCCGGTGGCAGCCGTCGCCGCGTTCGCCTACCGCGTGCGCTCCCCTGAGGAACTTGACCGGGCGGTGGCGTTCTACTCCGAGCTGGGCTGCCGGGTGGAGCGTCGCGCCGAGGGGTTCGTCAAGGGCGTGGGCGACGCCGTGCGGGTGCAGGACCCGCTCGGGTTCCCGGTCGAGTACTTCTACCAGGTCGAGCACGTGGAGCGGCTGGCCTGGGCGTACCACCTGCACCACCCGGGCGCCCTGGTGCGCCTGGACCACTTCAACCAGGTGACCCCGGACGTCCCGAAAGCCGCCGCACATCTGGTGGATCTGGGGTTCCGGGTGACCGAGGACATCGAGGACGGCGAGGGGACGGTGTACGCGGCCTGGCTGCGCCGCAAGCCGACCGTGCACGACACCGCGATGACCGGCGGCGACGGGCCGCGCCTGCACCACGTGGCGTTCGCGACCCACGAGAAGCACAACATCATCGCGATCTGCGACAAGATGGGAGCGCTGCGGATCTCCGACCGGATCGAGCGCGGGCCGGGCCGGCACGGCGTCTCGAACGCCTTCTACCTCTACATTCTCGACCCCGACGGCCACCGGGTGGAGATCTACACCCAGGACTACTGGACCGGCGACCCGGACAACCCCCTGGTCACCTGGGACGTGCACGACAACCAGCGGCGCGACTGGTGGGGCAATCCGGTCGTGCCCAGCTGGTACACCGAGGCGTCCGGCGTTCTTGATCTGGACGGTGTTCCGGTGCCGGTGCAGGTGCGGACCGATGCCGGCGAGATGGCCGTGACGATCGGCGCGGACGGGTTCTCGTACACCCGCGAGGGCGATGTGGATCAGGGTTTCAAGCTCGGCAATCAGCTCTGA
- a CDS encoding aldehyde dehydrogenase family protein has product MSENITEQDLLDRVTVGGGRGIHEPATGDLLGLAPRHTGEDLERAVTAARAAQPAWEALGHAERSARLLRIADRIDAVAEPLARLLAREQGKPLNGPNARFEVGACSAWLRATAATALDEEVVVDDGRQVSTLTYRPIGLVAAVGPWNWPLMIGIWQIAPSLRMGNVVVVKPSEYTPLSVLALVSILNEELPEGVLSALSGDREVGAALVAHPDVRKIMFTGSTATGRRVVEASGANLARLTLELGGNDAGIVLPDADPEAIAQDLFWGAFINTGQTCAALKRLYVHESVHDRVVEALAGVAARMPLGPSLSEESVLGPVQNAMQFGIVSRLVDDARERGATIVTGGAPATELGPLFYPITLVTGLEDGAPLVDEEQFGPVLPIIRYSDVDDAVASANRLDAGLGASVWSSDPERARQVADRIEAGTVWINGHGGVHPMAPFGGVKASGYGLEFGVEGLKAVAVPKVVTRPAA; this is encoded by the coding sequence ATGTCCGAGAACATCACTGAGCAGGACCTTCTCGACCGGGTGACGGTGGGGGGCGGGCGCGGGATCCATGAGCCGGCCACCGGTGATCTGCTGGGACTGGCGCCGCGGCACACCGGCGAGGACCTGGAGCGGGCCGTGACGGCGGCGCGGGCGGCGCAGCCGGCCTGGGAGGCGCTGGGGCACGCCGAGCGCAGCGCCCGGCTGCTGCGGATCGCCGACCGGATCGACGCGGTGGCCGAGCCGCTGGCCCGGCTGCTGGCCCGGGAGCAGGGCAAACCGCTGAACGGGCCGAACGCCCGCTTCGAGGTGGGGGCGTGCTCGGCGTGGCTGCGGGCCACGGCGGCCACGGCGCTGGACGAGGAGGTGGTGGTGGACGACGGGCGGCAGGTGTCCACACTGACCTACCGGCCGATCGGGCTGGTGGCCGCGGTGGGGCCGTGGAACTGGCCGCTGATGATCGGGATCTGGCAGATCGCGCCGTCGCTGCGGATGGGCAACGTGGTGGTGGTGAAGCCGTCGGAGTACACGCCGCTGAGCGTGCTGGCGCTGGTGTCGATCCTGAACGAGGAGCTGCCCGAGGGTGTGCTGAGCGCCCTGTCCGGCGACCGGGAGGTGGGGGCCGCGCTGGTGGCCCATCCGGACGTCCGCAAGATCATGTTCACCGGCTCGACCGCGACCGGGCGCCGGGTGGTCGAGGCCTCGGGGGCGAACCTGGCCCGGCTGACGCTGGAGCTGGGCGGCAACGACGCGGGAATCGTTCTGCCGGACGCCGATCCGGAGGCGATCGCGCAGGACCTGTTCTGGGGCGCGTTCATCAACACCGGCCAGACCTGTGCGGCGCTGAAGCGGCTCTACGTGCACGAGTCCGTTCATGACCGGGTGGTCGAGGCACTGGCCGGGGTGGCGGCCCGGATGCCGCTGGGTCCCTCGCTGTCCGAGGAGAGCGTGCTCGGGCCGGTGCAGAACGCCATGCAGTTCGGGATCGTCTCCCGGCTGGTCGACGACGCCCGCGAGCGCGGGGCCACCATCGTCACCGGGGGTGCCCCGGCCACCGAGCTGGGCCCGTTGTTCTACCCGATCACCCTGGTGACGGGGCTGGAAGACGGTGCGCCGCTGGTGGACGAGGAGCAGTTCGGCCCGGTGCTGCCGATCATCCGGTACTCCGACGTGGACGACGCGGTCGCCAGCGCGAACCGGCTGGATGCCGGGCTGGGCGCGTCGGTGTGGAGCAGTGACCCGGAGCGGGCGCGGCAGGTGGCCGACCGGATCGAGGCCGGAACGGTGTGGATCAACGGGCACGGCGGGGTTCACCCGATGGCGCCGTTCGGTGGGGTGAAGGCGTCGGGTTACGGGCTGGAGTTCGGGGTGGAGGGCCTGAAGGCGGTGGCGGTGCCGAAGGTGGTCACCCGGCCGGCCGCCTGA
- a CDS encoding glycoside hydrolase family protein: MPSLTKRTAALVAAAAVALTATATAATAVNKSSSSGSTAASTASTVVKTKKDTIGSVKKGAATWYSKGSKKSLKDSGVSWYYTWDVTPKGVQAPKSVDFVPMIWGADSVTKKNLATAKKNGDTLLGFNEPDWESQSNMTVKQALDLWPQLEKTGMRLGSPAVAANAATDGAWLDRFMKGAKKRGYRVDFITLHWYGADFRSKQATQQLKSFVQAVHAKYPKKKIWITEYSLIDWSTGTKTFPTATNQANFVKLSTSMLEHISYVEHYSWFAFPTSAEYKTGLYGPGAKITKPGKAYRAAG, encoded by the coding sequence ATGCCGTCCCTGACCAAACGCACCGCGGCCCTCGTGGCCGCCGCGGCCGTGGCCCTGACCGCGACCGCGACCGCAGCAACCGCGGTCAACAAGTCCTCCTCCTCGGGATCCACCGCGGCGTCCACGGCGTCAACAGTGGTGAAGACCAAGAAAGACACCATCGGCAGCGTCAAGAAGGGCGCCGCCACCTGGTACTCGAAGGGCAGCAAGAAGTCGCTCAAGGACTCGGGCGTGTCCTGGTACTACACCTGGGACGTCACCCCCAAGGGTGTGCAGGCGCCCAAGAGCGTGGATTTCGTCCCGATGATCTGGGGCGCCGACTCGGTGACGAAGAAGAACCTGGCCACCGCCAAGAAGAACGGTGACACCCTGCTCGGCTTCAACGAGCCGGACTGGGAGAGCCAGTCGAACATGACCGTCAAGCAGGCCCTTGACCTCTGGCCGCAGCTGGAGAAGACCGGCATGCGCCTGGGCAGCCCGGCCGTGGCCGCGAACGCCGCCACCGACGGCGCCTGGCTGGACCGGTTCATGAAGGGCGCCAAGAAGCGCGGCTACCGCGTCGACTTCATCACGCTGCACTGGTACGGCGCGGACTTCCGCTCGAAACAGGCCACCCAGCAGCTGAAGTCGTTCGTGCAGGCGGTGCACGCCAAGTACCCGAAGAAGAAGATCTGGATCACCGAGTACTCGCTGATCGACTGGAGCACCGGGACGAAGACCTTCCCGACGGCCACCAACCAGGCGAACTTCGTGAAGCTGTCCACGAGCATGCTCGAGCACATCTCGTACGTCGAGCACTACTCCTGGTTCGCGTTCCCGACCTCGGCCGAGTACAAGACCGGCCTGTACGGGCCGGGAGCCAAGATCACCAAGCCGGGCAAGGCGTACCGCGCCGCCGGCTGA
- a CDS encoding SDR family NAD(P)-dependent oxidoreductase, which yields MPLAVVTGTSRGLGHALVTELHSHGWDVVAVQRGPDPECSELPRVRTARHDLRDRDSAPVLDAVAGRAVDALINNAMSGAPPSRLGEVDVDRFAHALDVNVTAPLRLTRDLLPSLLAAPDPVVVNVTSRLGSLTAQARGDFAGFGTSYAYRVSKAAQNMLTVCLAQELGDRVRCLAVHPGRLATATGRPGASTSPAVAAGGIRALLHRHDLPSPSFLDLETGRTLEW from the coding sequence GTGCCCCTGGCCGTCGTCACCGGAACCAGCCGCGGGCTCGGCCACGCCCTGGTCACGGAACTGCACAGCCACGGCTGGGACGTCGTGGCCGTTCAGCGCGGACCCGACCCGGAGTGCTCAGAACTGCCCCGGGTCCGGACCGCGCGGCACGATCTGCGGGACCGGGATTCCGCCCCGGTGCTGGACGCCGTGGCGGGCAGAGCAGTGGACGCCCTCATCAACAACGCGATGTCCGGGGCGCCTCCGTCCCGGCTCGGGGAGGTGGACGTCGACCGGTTCGCCCACGCTCTCGACGTCAATGTGACGGCCCCGCTGCGGCTGACCCGCGACCTGCTGCCGTCGCTGCTGGCGGCGCCCGACCCGGTCGTCGTCAACGTGACCTCGCGCCTGGGCTCGCTGACCGCGCAGGCGCGCGGGGATTTCGCGGGCTTCGGCACCAGCTACGCCTACCGGGTGTCCAAGGCGGCCCAGAACATGCTCACCGTCTGCCTGGCGCAGGAGCTGGGAGACCGGGTGCGCTGTCTGGCGGTGCATCCCGGGCGCCTGGCGACCGCCACCGGCCGGCCGGGTGCCTCCACTTCACCGGCCGTCGCGGCCGGCGGGATCCGCGCCCTCCTGCACCGGCACGACCTGCCGTCGCCGTCCTTCCTGGATCTTGAGACCGGCCGGACGCTGGAGTGGTGA
- a CDS encoding nucleotidyl transferase AbiEii/AbiGii toxin family protein, which yields MTDVNTTAGGYRDWRSLELAIKDAAKKAAREAGPGVSAAGVDAQIRQARFDRFLTRVFAKGQDSEWMLKGGMSMLARVPRSRTTKDMDLATQHAADLATAEQALVELAALDLGDHLTFQLIRSSPTGLGDNQPGVETRRYVFACLDADYGTQIDTVTVDVVVGPPPVATPEIVEPANRLRLRRPLVTHPYRLYPVADQIADKVCATMDSSYPGGRRSSRVKDLVDLVVLARTQHVELAELRRAIDAKRRLSNIEPFHHFDVPDEWASTYPATARGVPIAAEYSVRTATALVASLIDPALAASPGTGAWNPRVTAWE from the coding sequence GTGACTGACGTGAACACGACGGCCGGAGGCTACAGGGACTGGCGCTCGCTGGAGCTGGCGATCAAGGACGCCGCGAAGAAAGCTGCCCGCGAGGCCGGCCCGGGAGTCAGCGCGGCCGGCGTGGACGCTCAAATTCGTCAGGCGCGCTTCGATCGTTTTCTGACTCGCGTCTTTGCCAAGGGGCAGGATTCGGAGTGGATGCTCAAGGGAGGAATGAGCATGCTTGCCCGGGTGCCGCGCTCGCGCACCACCAAGGACATGGATCTGGCCACCCAGCATGCGGCCGACCTCGCGACGGCCGAGCAGGCTCTCGTCGAGCTGGCCGCCCTCGACCTCGGTGATCACCTGACCTTCCAGCTGATCCGCTCGTCTCCGACCGGGTTGGGCGACAACCAGCCCGGAGTGGAGACCCGGCGCTATGTCTTCGCCTGCCTGGACGCTGATTACGGCACCCAGATCGACACCGTCACGGTCGATGTCGTGGTCGGACCACCACCCGTCGCGACACCGGAGATCGTGGAACCGGCCAATCGCCTGCGCCTGCGTCGTCCCCTCGTCACGCACCCGTACCGTCTCTACCCGGTGGCCGACCAGATCGCCGACAAGGTCTGCGCCACCATGGACTCCAGTTATCCCGGTGGCCGACGCAGCAGCCGGGTCAAAGACCTGGTCGACCTCGTCGTGCTCGCACGCACTCAGCACGTCGAGCTGGCCGAGTTACGTCGTGCCATCGACGCGAAGCGCCGGCTGAGCAATATCGAGCCCTTTCACCATTTCGACGTCCCGGACGAGTGGGCGTCCACTTACCCGGCCACTGCGAGGGGGGTGCCGATCGCCGCGGAGTACAGCGTCCGGACCGCAACTGCTCTCGTCGCTTCGCTCATTGACCCGGCGCTTGCCGCGTCCCCCGGAACGGGCGCCTGGAATCCCCGGGTGACGGCCTGGGAGTGA
- a CDS encoding type IV toxin-antitoxin system AbiEi family antitoxin domain-containing protein: MADATLARLGSLAERRWGLVTTAQAEQVGVTRKQLSRMAAAGALERVARGVYRMAGAPTTRHEAIYATWLALGGAMTTSAGVGVVAAGPTAAVVHGIGDFVLSDFDFIVPSRKGTRLPGLNLRARALTRQEVIPVDGLPSLTVERTIADLVDLGTDLSLVAGAVRDAVRSDRLVAPDQLVRYLSSVAGRRKSTGMALAAELFELAGVRPEGWRGD; this comes from the coding sequence GTGGCAGATGCAACGCTGGCTCGGCTCGGTTCCCTGGCGGAGCGGCGGTGGGGCCTGGTCACCACGGCCCAGGCCGAACAGGTAGGAGTCACGCGCAAGCAACTGTCCCGGATGGCCGCGGCTGGCGCTCTCGAACGGGTCGCACGGGGCGTCTACCGCATGGCGGGTGCTCCTACGACACGTCACGAGGCGATCTACGCGACCTGGCTGGCGCTCGGTGGTGCCATGACAACCTCGGCGGGAGTGGGTGTCGTGGCAGCAGGCCCAACGGCGGCCGTTGTCCACGGCATCGGCGATTTCGTCCTGAGCGACTTCGACTTCATCGTTCCCTCACGCAAGGGCACGCGGCTGCCCGGCCTGAACCTGCGCGCCCGTGCCCTGACCCGTCAGGAGGTGATTCCTGTCGACGGTCTGCCGTCGCTCACGGTCGAGCGGACCATCGCCGACCTCGTCGACCTGGGCACCGACCTGTCATTGGTGGCTGGCGCGGTGCGCGACGCGGTGCGCTCGGACCGGCTCGTCGCGCCCGACCAGCTGGTGCGGTATCTCTCCTCCGTGGCCGGCCGCCGAAAGAGCACCGGCATGGCCCTGGCGGCCGAACTTTTCGAGCTTGCGGGCGTCAGGCCGGAAGGATGGCGCGGTGACTGA